AATTCTCATATAATCTTATTACCAAACATGCGTTAATTTTAACATCAAGAACGTGTGAGGTTTGATGTGAAGTGCCTCGTTGAAAGTCATCTATACATTATGGCTGAATGAACTGTTCCAACCAATGGCATTTTGTGGGACCGAAGCAAGTGGCAGCTTGCAATGCTCTGCTATCATCCACAAAAATATGCAGTAACAAATTATAAGTTGACGTGGAGGGGTCAAAACAGCCAGCAATCATATTGATGCGTTGATGCTGTGCTCTACAATAAAATGATAACAATGACGAGCACGGGGATAAATCCATCCTTTCCACGAATAAGAATCACTGATCATAACTATTGCTTCCTTACAAAATTCAGTTCAAAAAATTCTGTCATCTTCGTATAGATttgttgaaaaaggaaaaaagagatcAAGAGAATGTCTCCATAATCCATACAAATTCTGTTACCTTATTTCACCTTACTCTCTTTTAAGTGCAGcatctttcaaaatataaagGTAATGAGGCCTTTGGTCTACTTCAAAAGAGGGGATTCCTAAATGCCTGTACCATTTGTGGAGACAGCAACAAAAAAACTGCCAAGATGGAACCAAAGAACATTTTGATAATCTTTTGCATTGGGTCATGATCAACTGCTTTGGAGGCGCTCCTTGAGGTTGAGATGGCTGTTGCTAATGGTAGAGCTTCTATTACAGCATCTGCAAGATCCATGATGAAAGTAGAGGTGCATCCAAGAGCAGGGACGCGTCCCCAATTCTCAATCCCAGATTCAAGCGCCAAGTGCTTGTACTCCATATCAATCTCTTCAAGAGTCTCTATGTGTTCACTCACAAAGCTGGAATACAAACAgacatttaaaaaagttaaatttttctgTAGCCTGAAGATTAACATATTTATCAGAggtaagaatgaaagaaatgcaCCAACAAGGGTAAATATTCAAAGACTATAGAATTCCAGGTCAAAATCAATTCCCAAACAGGCTAAATGGTAATTAGCTTCCAGAACCCAAATAACAtctattataaaactaaatgcactttttatttaataaagaacTAATAATAGAAGACATCAGATATTGTGAAAAAGTAACATTTTCAAGTATCATCTCAGACTAAACTCCACACAAGCAATATGATTCTAATTCAACATGAAGGATATACCTCACTGGAACAGCTAGGAGACTCTTCACACCTTTCTGGCCAAGCTCAACAAGAACTTCATCGGTGTAGGGTTTCAGCCATTGAATAGGGCCAACTCGGCTCTGTTTCAAACAAAAAGAGGGGGGAGGAAAAGAATTAGAGAAATGGAGAAGGAAAGTATACAAGAAATTAAAGATAGGATAGCCTAGATCTAGTAACAAGCAAAAAAGGATCTTATAGCAAGCTTGGAGGTAAGCAACACAAGATTGTGCCAAGAACTAAGTAAAGAACCTCAAAGGCTAAAACATAAGATGACCAACCTGATAACAAAGAGTATGTTCATTGGTAATTCCTCTGGCTTTCAACTCCTGCATGATTAAGTAGATGCATTCCTCCATTTGATCCTTATACGGATCTCCGGCATCCTCAACATAGCTGACTGGCACTCCATGAGCACTGAAGAGTATCATAACCTAAAATACCACAAAGCAATAAGTAACAGTTCCCGCAATGGTAGAATTCATCATTTGACCAGGACAAAAAGTTTCCAGACACATTAAAATAGTAATGTCAAATCAGTTGGTTGTGAGAACTAAACCCACCTCCTCAGGCTTCAAAAAACTCTTAAACTCCTCCTCAATCAAGTCAGCCATTGACTTAATGTAACCTTCACGTTGATACCAAGAATTTATGATAGAAACAGGAAGCTCTGATAGATATGCATCTTCTCTGATAGAGGACTCACAGTCAGACTTCAAACAGATTTATAAAGGGGATAAAAATCTAATTACCCGCTTATAGATGGATTTCACAAACAGACAAGATTATCACCTGAATATTCTCTGGAGTACACCAATGCTTGACCCAGTTGTGGATATGGAGAACTGGGGATACAGAGGCAGCACAACAAGCCTGGTTATTTTGTCCTTTTTAATCTGCCGCAGATGATAAGAAAAAGTTCAACCTTTTGACCCAACCAATTGGAGGATAGATGGGATGCACAATTGACAAACTTCAACAATCTTAAAGATATCTTCATTATTTtagttatcatttttatttttattctttgataagcttctctctctctttctctccataTAACTAAGATACTAGACTGCATGACCTTCCCAGTGTCGTAACATCACCCAAAAGTATTAAGGTTTGAACTatagaaataaaactaactTGTTGAATTGCTTCCTCGGTGAATGGGTACCAATACCGCATTCCAACATAGACATTTACAGGCATGTTCTTGGCTTCCAATGCCATTTTAAGTGCATGTGCCTGCAACAAGTATAACAAACCATAAAAAAACATACTCAAATTAGATGCATGCAAACCTAAAGGTACTATCAACGTTCAACAAGAATAACACATGCATTTGAACAAGACATGCATTCTACCTGCTCATCAGTTATTTTACGCAAGGGAGAGCCACCTCCTATAGCAGCATAGCCTTCCTTGCTTTTGGGAGCCCGAAACACGGATATTAGCTTAGCCAATGGTTGCCGGAGAAATTGAAATAACCTTGGGAGACGAATGATATCCTATTTCGAAGCAAGAAAACTATTGTTAGGTCCCAAAATACCACAACCTTTGATGCTGGCACAATTAGGCAAGCATAAGCAATTAACTTACTGGATCAGCAAATAGATTAAACAAGAATGGTTGAACATCATCAAGAGTCTCTGGTCCTCCTAGATTCAGAAGCAGCACCCCAATCTTCTCTTCAATGGCATGCGAATCAGAATCTATCTGAGCTCCACTGTACGTGCTCACACCTGCAGAGCAAAATGTTTGCCCCACTGTATTTCTCTTCTCAATTGGGCCACAGTGATGTAATCTGCCAACCAGGCTACTTCCTTTATCACTTGAGCTAGAACATGAAACGACAATTTCTGTAGAGGAAGATTTATTATGATCACGTAATCCCTCGGATAAATGGCACGAGACAGACTTGAGAGATCTGGTATAAGAGCATGACCTGCCAACAAATAACCTTCGTAAAGATCTTAGCTTTAAGGAAATGAACAGCTGAAAAGTTCAGATTGCTGCACTACTGAAAAAACGAGCAGgttcatttttcataaaaaaggtGTTCAGCTCAACttcaatattacaaaaaccaaaCTAAAGAGTTTGCTCTTGCATCATTTCAGTTTTCAAAAAAGTTCAGTCTTATATTTCTCCACACGAGAAATCATTACACCAAGAGCCCATTGATGTTTGAGAAGAAAGTATACCCCAAAAATGGTGGTATTGTCACGATGATAGTGGTATTTAGCTGATTGCACttctttatattctttttcCGCTCTAGCAAATGCAAATACTAACGACTTTCTTTCTCATTCTAACAATGCTAATCGATGGGACAATTTCCTCCAACGTTTCCAAAAGTAGCTCAGTAATCTTGATATTTCAACAGTTCACAGATTAATCCGTTAACCATCCATCTAATAAACCAAGGTAAAGTAACAAGATGAGACGGAAAAAGTTTCTAATGGATTCCATTAGAACCAGTGGAAGGTGTTCCTCAATGGTGTCCAAATATTAGCATCAAATAAACAGCCATTTCCATGtcatatattataatcaaaacaaaacagatcAAGCTTTGTAATCGATCCCGAACCGTCCGATTCCAGGGGCCCGTGAATGTCTATAACATAATTTTCGAAACAAACAGAACTTAAATAAGAATCGATCGTATAAAGCTTACGTTGGAATTCTATGATTCGATTTGCAGATATTCGAGCCGAAGAGCTTCGTACGGGGAAGAACAACGGAGCCTGACGTGGCGGACATAGCGTCGTAATTGCAAAAAAGGTATTCTCCTTAAGAAAGATCAAGAAAACCCAAAACGCTTCGAATCCTCGAGGAAAGAAATCAAGGAACTCGttataagaagaagaagaaagaagaagaggtgCTCGACTTTTCTAGGGTTGGTTGAAGCAGGAAGAATAAATGCGAATTGAAAAAGTCAAAACTGGAGAGTGAAGAACCGTCACGAACCTCCACCAACCATCGGTGCAGACCGCGTTTCGGGACGATCTCTCTGTCCCTCTGTGATGGAGTCGGTAAACGTACGCGTGACGCTTAAGTCTTTCGTGGAGGTTGCCAGTTGGGCTCTACCCTTAGGTTGCCCTTAGGTTGGCTACATGAATAGTTAGTCAgtcatttctcatttattattgatagataaaaattctttttcatcccataattattttttttaatttttatataaaatataataaataattcaattttcttaattttaaaataataataatattattattattaaaataatatttttttttaatttttaacttttatctcaactcatcacatcttaatttattgtctaatctattattaattttgaatataagtcccatatattatatgtcatgttaacatttgaaattatttttataaactatcttcATAAATCCAACAATTAGAATGTACAATTatcgtgtatttatttttaaaaaaatcaataaaagtaattatttaaaaaaaaagtgtgcaaTACTAATCCATTCTAGAATTGTATAAGCGTTACTCATGTACAaatttcaacatcaacattcatatttctgaatattttaaattttatatttctttattatatttttaaacatatatatttttttcaaacagaATTGCATTCAAATTACAAGTGCGCGGAGACAGGTTTGTAAGAGCGGGTTAGCTAACAACCTTACAACCGTCTTTCTCTACCTACATTTTCTTCCAAACAAGTGGGGGAGTCGAGATTGGGTTCTGTTCCTATAGGACTAAAGGCCCAGACCAGTCGCATTTAACAGTCTATTGGGCTTGATAGTGGGCTGCATCCATTTAACAATATTACTGAAGCTCCTTTCTGTCCGTTTCAGTAATTCCGCTCTCCTTGCACTAGGGTTTCTGAGAACCACTATAAATTAGTGCATTTTAGCCTCCGCTGTAGGCATCTGTTCTGCTCCTCCTCTTTCTTGTTCTCGGGCTTCAAACGCCTTGCGGGCAATATGATCGTCTTAATACTCTGCTGGAACCGTTCAGAACAATTACAAAGTGTAGTAGATATTGGCTAACACTCCTGGCAAAACAGGTgcttgaaaatattttccttaatcTGTCGAATATGTTCTTGAGCCACGTTCCTGTGTTGTGTTAATGTCTTGGATTTGCAAAAACGTTGTTTGGTTTGGTTTCCTTTCCTTGTTATGCGGCTGACCATTTATGATAACGGATGGTTTGTTTAATTGATGTATTATGAGATCTGATCATGGTAAAGATGAAGTGCGATAAGAGTTGAATTCGATTTTAAGGCGGGCTCCATAATCGAGTCAACAGCGGGGACCTATTGGTGGTGACCTGTCTGCCGCTTGGAGCCCAAATGAACTTTACCGGAGGAAGATCCTTGAAACTCATCGTTGTTTCATGACACAATACTCTGGTCACATTACATAAAACATTAGTGtgtacatacacacacacacacacacacacacatatatatatatatatcagttttTGCTAGCTTTGTTTCGTTTACTCGAGTTGGCTGTTTTTTGGGTTCACACGGGTTAGTTATTTGGTCTTTGCTTAGTTTTGTAGCTGAATGGCACTCAGTCAGACACGGGTGTTTGTTAGCCAATCTCATAACAATCCACCTTTTGCATGGTGCCTAGAAAGAGCTACTTGTCACGATGGTAGGGAGCCATTACTCTGTGGTTTCCTGCAAATTTAAAGCAGCTAAATTGTTAACAATATCATGGTCTTGATTCTAGATGAGTAAGATACGTTTTCGTTGGGTTTGGCTACAAACCCATATCGTTTTTCAAAACTCATCTGAACGAATGGTTAAGAACGGCCTTTTAATGCTGTAAAGCTTAATTAACACACTTCTTTAATCGTAGGGAAAAAAAGAGCTTAATAAACTTCATCTATTTCCTTCAATATCTCACTGTGTTGTAATATGGTTCGTTTTGCAGTACTCTGTATAGATCCTTCCCAATTACAGATTTGTTAAGCctgctttttgtttttgattgcaggttGCACGTAATTGCATCCTGACTGGAGATCTTGAGGTGCAAGCGTTCTTCCCTCACATGCTGCTGCCTTTTTGATGCAGGAAAATGGGAAAAATCTGAGATTTGAATCAGTTCTAAAATGCAAATACTGGGGTCCATTTTGCATCGTCCATAAGCATCTTTTTTAGCAAAGGGGGGAAGACGATATATGACAGGACTCTGATGACAAAATCTAAAGACATTAAAACCACACAAAGGGAAAATGGGAAGGAGGGAAGAATGGTGGCCCATTCCTTTCCCATCCTCGAAGCTAAAGAATCTCTCGGACATGTGAGTGCCTGCGAGAAGTTGAAGCTGGAGGCACGGGTCCTGGggttacattaagaaaaaataaaaaaataaaaaaataaaaaagtacacCACTTCACTATTATCAATTAACTTTGAATGTGAAGTATCAATTTTCTACCTATTTTACACTATTTCCGACGGAGAGAGACCTGGCTACGTTGCCAAGGTAAAACCTGTAAAAGTTTGAACCCAAGTTTAAACCTTGATCGATATGATGAAATCAGTGCTCGTTTCTTCTATAACAGCAAAAAGATCTcctaacttttttataaagaaaaattttatatattatattactgtTTTACTTTTATCTGATAtagcatatttattattattaaataattatttattacatgtctttttattatttaatggtgACAAATAAGTCACATTTTGTTATAAACCATCTTGtattatatgaatatatttaGCCGTCGTGATTAATCGAGTCATAGTCGTCAATTAAGACTTCtgtaaccatatatatatggatatatttATGAGTTCTATCCGAATCAATTGAATggctctctctcattctctctcaaccTCTTGAATTCTGTCTCTCTTtacaaaaaattcataacaCGTTATAGTACGATGCGAGAAAAAATTCTTCCTCCTCTCAGCACCAATTTCTCTCTCTATGGGTTTCTCTCATCCTCGTGTATTCACCAATCCAAGTCGAACGAAACAAACCCAAACACTGTGAAAAGCAAGAGTCTCTCGATATGGATACCCCGGATTTCAATCTCAAATCCATATTAGATGAGAAATAGGCTAAGATCTAAGCCTCAATTCCATAATCTATTACAAAGCATCTCCTATGAGAACCGATACAATTACTCGCGACCCTCAAGTTGGATACTTGCAGAGCCGCAAGGAGGAGAGCTCTGAGCTTTTTACCGATAGCTTCAATGGCATCACCAAGCGCCCACTATTTCTACAAGAACCATCAGAAGGCCAGAAAGAGTTCCTGTACTCC
This is a stretch of genomic DNA from Carya illinoinensis cultivar Pawnee chromosome 15, C.illinoinensisPawnee_v1, whole genome shotgun sequence. It encodes these proteins:
- the LOC122297509 gene encoding ferrochelatase-2, chloroplastic-like isoform X1 codes for the protein MSATSGSVVLPRTKLFGSNICKSNHRIPTLFVGRSCSYTRSLKSVSCHLSEGLRDHNKSSSTEIVVSCSSSSDKGSSLVGRLHHCGPIEKRNTVGQTFCSAGVSTYSGAQIDSDSHAIEEKIGVLLLNLGGPETLDDVQPFLFNLFADPDIIRLPRLFQFLRQPLAKLISVFRAPKSKEGYAAIGGGSPLRKITDEQAHALKMALEAKNMPVNVYVGMRYWYPFTEEAIQQIKKDKITRLVVLPLYPQFSISTTGSSIGVLQRIFREDAYLSELPVSIINSWYQREGYIKSMADLIEEEFKSFLKPEEVMILFSAHGVPVSYVEDAGDPYKDQMEECIYLIMQELKARGITNEHTLCYQSRVGPIQWLKPYTDEVLVELGQKGVKSLLAVPVSFVSEHIETLEEIDMEYKHLALESGIENWGRVPALGCTSTFIMDLADAVIEALPLATAISTSRSASKAVDHDPMQKIIKMFFGSILAVFLLLSPQMVQAFRNPLF
- the LOC122297509 gene encoding ferrochelatase-2, chloroplastic-like isoform X2; this translates as MSATSGSVVLPRTKLFGSNICKSNHRIPTSCSYTRSLKSVSCHLSEGLRDHNKSSSTEIVVSCSSSSDKGSSLVGRLHHCGPIEKRNTVGQTFCSAGVSTYSGAQIDSDSHAIEEKIGVLLLNLGGPETLDDVQPFLFNLFADPDIIRLPRLFQFLRQPLAKLISVFRAPKSKEGYAAIGGGSPLRKITDEQAHALKMALEAKNMPVNVYVGMRYWYPFTEEAIQQIKKDKITRLVVLPLYPQFSISTTGSSIGVLQRIFREDAYLSELPVSIINSWYQREGYIKSMADLIEEEFKSFLKPEEVMILFSAHGVPVSYVEDAGDPYKDQMEECIYLIMQELKARGITNEHTLCYQSRVGPIQWLKPYTDEVLVELGQKGVKSLLAVPVSFVSEHIETLEEIDMEYKHLALESGIENWGRVPALGCTSTFIMDLADAVIEALPLATAISTSRSASKAVDHDPMQKIIKMFFGSILAVFLLLSPQMVQAFRNPLF